From the genome of Canis lupus familiaris isolate Mischka breed German Shepherd chromosome 20, alternate assembly UU_Cfam_GSD_1.0, whole genome shotgun sequence:
TGGACACTCGGTAATCCCTGCTATGCCTTCAACTGGGGGCCGCGGGGAGGACGGAGGAGCACCAGTGGGTGAGGGTGTGGGAGGCCTGGGGGACCCCTGCCAAGCCCGCCAGTAACCCCGGGGCTGAGCCAGCCTCACTGGGCCCATCGCTCACCTGCCACCCACATTACACACCTGGGGCCGCTCTCCCCCTGGCTGGCTGCAAGCCATGGGTCCTGGGAGCCCAGGCCGGGACGGCCTtgcaggctggggcagggccagTCCCGGGGTTGGGGGAAGGTAAGGGTGGGGCTTAGGGACCCTTGGTCCCTAGGGCCACTGTCTTCCATTGAACTGATGTCTGAGAGCTGAACATTTCCCTCTTCCCAGAAGTTTCTCCGAGGCTCAGAGGGGAACCTTCCTTGGACCCCCAGCCACCTGGGCCAACATCGGGGCATGCTAGGGTGACCTCATCATGCCTGCACCCCCATCACCTTTTCACGTGCCTCAGATCACCCATGTGGTTCATTTCTTACCCCTCGCAGGCCAAGgggccccctgcctgcctcctgagCCGCCAGCCACCCTTGGCTCACAGCCCTGAGGCCCCAGGGGGAAAGAAATTTCCAGGAGGCTGGCATCTCCATCACCCACCCAGCCCAGGGAGCAAGGCACTGGGGGTCTGATGCAGGCAAAGACCCCAGGTAGGGCAATGAGGCCCTGCCTCATCCCATACATTGGTGCTACCTCGTCCTGAACCCAGGGGAGGGGGTCCCCCCAATCTGGGCTCTGGGACCAGCTTCCTTCCAGGGAGGCCTGCCTGGCACTGGCTGGGCAAGCCTTGCCCAGAGAGGGTCAGGAAATCtctcaggtcacacagcaaattcAGGATAAGCACCGGGTCCCTCTGGCTTTAGGCAGGAGAGGTCCTCGGACCCCCAAAGCCCGGACCCTAGAGCTTGACTGCAGGTCCACTTGCACATCCTAAGGCCATTAGGTTCCAATCCCAACCCCCCATCCCACTTGCCAGGTGTTTgaagcaaacaataaaaatagcaatagagcctgaaataaaattttagtagtATGAGGTCATAACACTAAACGAAGGGAGGGGAGGCCCAATGGGTGAAGGCTCCCCCGGGCAGGTGGCAtattgagaaggaagagagagagtaagggaggggagtggaaggttccaggtggagggaagcagcgtgcagggcaggagggaggagcaagggTGGGCCCTGGGCCGGATGTGCAagctggctgggggtgggggtgttgagCACTGTGCCAATCACGCAATGACCTGTCCCCCTGATACCCACCGGTGGTTCTCAGTCCCAGTCCCTTCAAGTGGCGGatcggggtggggagggagcgaGCAGAAGCAGAGTGACCAGGAGCCCTACTGAACCCATGAACCCCAATCACCAGCTTCCCCTTCCCTGTGGTTGGGGCAGCCTGACGTCAGGGGCTCAGCCTGGCTTCGGTCAGTGACCCCAGGAGCACCTCCAGCCTGCAGCCCTCGGACAGACAGCTTTGGGGGGACTGGTGCGAGGGAAATCCGCGTCGGCGCCCCCCCAGCCTAGCTGCTCCTGCTTGAGTCCCTGCCCCAGTCGTGACTCAGGGGGTTGGGGTCCTGAGGTACTgtcgtggggtggggggtggggctccgTGGACGGCACCACCCTCCATCACCTGTCTGGCCACGGTGACAAGCGGATCCGAACCAGGGGGCCCAGAAGCAGGTTGGAGAGGAGTAACCCAGGGGGCCTCCCCATCCGGCTGCCGTCCCAGCCCACCTGGAGCTTCAGGACGAAGCCTCTTGGAACCTTCCCGGCCCGGCCCGAGGGCCGATAAAGGGGTCCTTCTGGGCTCCTCTGGGGCATCCCAAAGTGGTGACTTCTGCAGCAGAGCCATCCTGCTTGGATGCTCCCCTAGATGGGCCGCTCGCTCCCTCTGGAGACAGCAGCAGCGAGCACGGCCAGTGGCGCCCGTACCCTGCCCATGCACCCACCGCGGGAGAGAAGGGACCTGACTCTGGCCTTGTCCGAGGCTCAGCGGGGAACCTTCCGTGGATGCCAGCCATCTGGGCCAACATCAGGGGACGTTAGGGTGACCCCGTCATGCCCAGGCGCTGGGCATTGAGAGTCCCAGGTCCCTCAGGGAGTGGAAGGCAGGACGGGGCTCTGACCCAACACACCTGAAGACGCAGCCGAGCCAAACTTTGATCACCCGTGTGGAATAGGTAGAAACttctgccccccccgcccccactaaACGCCTGCTTTGGGGTTTGTCGATTTATTTGTTCggcgtttttttgtttgttaagattttatttctaagtcctctctgcccccagtgtggggactcaaactcacaaccccaagatcaccgacggagccagccaggtcctCCCCACGGTCAAAATCCTTGACCCGCGACCTGATCTCTTATTCCCTCTTGCTCTTCCGCTTTCACTTTCGTGTCCTGTGTCCTCGCAGGGCTGTGAGTGCAGCAGAAAAAGTGAGTGTGGCCCAAGCTCCCcgggaggtggggcagggacaCTTCTCTGCGCTGAACCAGGTGCACAAAAGGGGGCAAGGGGCAAACAGTGTCTCCGGCAGAGCAGGGGCATCACCGGAGGCTCCTTAGTGCGCTTGGGAGTCTGGGTGACCTGCCGGAGGGAATCCCCTTTGGCCTGGTCTCCATTATCAGCAGGGTGGCTGTGGGAAGGCTCCAGTGTCGCCCTGGCCATGGGCCCGGTGACACTAAGATGGACAGCTCATGAGTTATAATTTAATAAGTCACCAGATaatcccccacacacacagcagagAGCGAGCCGCGAGCCAGGAGCAGATCTGGGGCAGCCTCCCATGCCCGGCGGTGCCCTGCCCTAGGAGACCGTCAGCCTCCCAGAACCTCCCAGAACCTCCCAGAACCTCCAGTGGCCGGGACTGGCTACTCGCTCAGATGCTGCAGCTCCGGGCAGCGTGAAGCAGCCTCCCGGAAGTGATGTCCTTCCCATCTGGGGACGGGGAAGGGTGACTCCCAAGAACTGGACTTCAGACTCTCAGCAGCCTGTACCAGCCTCCTCCTTCgtggtctccctgcctctgctctgtcCCCAGGGGCCTGTCCCCTACATGGTGGCCTGAGAGAGTCTCAAAGCAGGAGTGGATGCCGTGACTGCTCTGTGGGAAGCCACGTGGCTCCCTATCCCGCCACCGACTCCCTAATTATTagtggtgttgaacatcttttttgtggttatttccatatctgtatatcttctttgaaaaaatgtatattcaagttcttcacttttttttttttgagtgggcTTCAGACAGAcagatgttcattttttaataaagttttttattggtctgccccccccccagcacaGACCATAGTCAGAGCCCCCTCCTTGTGGCCTGGCCTCTGCTCCAGCTGTGACCTCAGCCCCAGCTCAGGAAGGCCCAGTCCCTCTGAATTCCCCCATCCCTCCGTACCTTTGCTACCTGAGGGCCTTTGCACAGGTTGTTCACCTGCCCAGAAAGCCCTTCCCACCCTTTTGCAAAAGGAGCTCCTATGGCTTGAGCTCGCAGCTCACACAACCAGGAAGGCCAGACCAGGTCCCACCCGTCCTCGCTCgttagaaaagaaaatcttctgcTTACTTAGGACTTCCGTGTGTTCTTTTTTTACCCACTTGCTTCCTGCAGTATCCCTGAGGCCCACCCAGCGCACAGCCTGTGGTCAAGAAATGTCTGTTGACTGACTATACATGAGAGTGGgatgtggtgaaaggggaggttcGTAGCTGGATATTGCTCGCCTCCCCCTTCCAAggacccctgcccacccctcggCAGAACCCACTTCCAGAACCAGCGGCTTAGGTCACCCCTTCATGGATGGGTCAACAGTATGCCCACAGCCTCACAAGCCTTAGcggcgggaggtggggggtggggggtcactcTAGTCCCCGGCTTCCGGTACCGCCCATGATAGGACCGTCGGGTCCAATGAAGTTAGGGTCACTCCTACtagcctgccctctgcccccacctcagaaGCTGGCCATAAGCCTAGGCGATCCcctgtactttttttaaagattttatttatttatttgaaagagagagagaggggagatccctgggtggctcagcggtttagcacctgcctttagcccagggcgtgatcctggagacccaggatcgagtcccgcgttgggctctctgcatggagcctgcttctccctctgcctgtgtctctgccttctctctctctctctctctctgtgtgtgtgtctctctctgtctctcattactaaataaaatctttaaaaaaaatttaaagagagagccTGTGTGcacgggtgggggaggggcagagagaagccgactccccgctgagcagggtgccccagcgggcctccatcccagggctTATCGATTCGGGTCGTTTATCAGGTCCTTTAATAATCTAATAAACATAAGCCCTGGGATGTggttgcattattttaaaatgtagcatccaggggacgcctgggtggctcagtgacttaaGCTTCCAACTCTCCATGAATTCAAGGTcatgcactgggtgtggagtcctGGGTTCCAGCCCCGAGTCcggctcaggctccctgctcagcagagagtctgcttctccctctcctctgccccgtCCTCCCCCACtcgtgtgttctctctcaaataaataaataaaatctttaataataaataaatataaataaataaaatataacatttaaattttaaaatgtgttattggggcacgtggctggctccAAGACGGACAGGGTGGGAGGCGGTGAGGGGGACCCacgttgggtatggagcctacttaaaaataaataaataaataaaatgttgcatTATTTTAGAACTTGTGGCAAAATACATGTGACATACAATTTGCCCTTTTACCCATTATTCAGTGTACAATTCGGCAGTATTAAGTGCATTCTCAATGGGGGGCAGTCATCCCCTCTGGTTCTGAAACTTCCTCATCACCCCACACGGGAGCTCTGGTCCCAATAGCAGAAACTTCCAATTCCCCGTCCACCCTCCCAGGCCCCTGATAAtctcccccccccaaccccggtAACATTTAAATGACCTCCCGTCCCTTTGAATTTACCTCTGCTAGATGTTTTGTGGAAGTGGACTCTAATAACTCGGGTCCAACTGTCTGCGGGCAAGGCCCTCCAGGTTCCTCTTTTTGGAGCCACTGTGAGGATGTCCTTCCTTCTAAAGCTCAGATTATTCCAGCATGTGGATGGACACCCTTCTGTTTATCCAGTCCCAACCTCAACGGGCATCGCGGCTGTTGCCAAATTTTGGCAGTTGAGAACCGTGCGATTATGAGAACAGCAGAGGTGTTTTGTGCAGAAGTGGACAAATATTTGAGCCCTTgctttcagctcctttgggtggAACTcaggaagtggaattgctgggggCAATGGTAACTCTCAGTCCAGgattctgtcttaaaaaaaaaaaaaaaaaaaaaaaaagatttatttattcgtgagagacacagagacacacagagagagagagagagagagaggcagagacccaggcagagggagaagcaggctccatgcagggagcctgggggcctcgatcccaggaccccggcatcacagcctgagcccaaggcagaagctcagccacTGACCCACTGACccatccaagtgcccctacactgttcagtttttaaataactgttgaaattaaataatatttatcttttcctcaGTTGCATTAGCCACATGACAAGTGTCACAGCCATTGTGGGGCCACCATGCTTGTGCGCTTGGTTGCTtgctccctcaaaaaaaaaaaaagaagaagaagaagaagaagaagaagaagaagaagaagaagaagaagaagaagaagaagaagaagaagaagaagaagaagaagaaggagaaggagaaggagaaggagaaggagaaggagaaggagaaggagaaggagaaggagaagaagaagaagaagaagaagaagaagaaaaagaagaagtattGGTTTCTGGAAAACCTAGATCTACCCTGAGGCTCTGTGCTGAtacgatgatttttttttaagatttatttatttatccatgagagacactggcaaagggagtagcaggctccatgcagggcgcccgatgtgggactccatctggggacttCCTGTGCTCTCCCCACAAACTGGCCAGGCTCTCCTGCACCCCAGGCCTCCGCATGGGCTGTTCCCTTAGATGGGAACACCTTGTCCCCCAAGCTCTCCGGTACCTGGTGAGCTCTTGCCTAACCTACAAGGCCCGAGCCCACTGTAGCCCTCCCAGacagagacctgggttcaagcctCCACTCCGGGGCAGTGGGGAAGAGTCTGGCAAAGGCTGGGAGGGGCAAGGGCAAGGACAAGGTGGGACATGAGAGCCCTGGGGGGCTACTCAACCTCCCTGGGACCCCTCCCCGGATTCAGAGGCTGCggagcctgggctctggggccagacTCCACTGCTGGGATTCCAGCTATGCCTTTGTCTCCCACCGAGTCACCTGGCCTCAGGTGGCTCATCTGTAAACTTGCAAAGAGCAACAGTGCTGACCTCAGGACTCAAGAATGTCACTTGGGAAACCCAGGTTTGTGGGCAGGCGTGGGCTTCACGGTTCCTATCACTGATGCTGTCTCtgaccccacccctcccccgccctccccagctGCACTGACCCATGGATCCACACAACCTGGCCAAGACCCGATGTCCCTGGCGCCACTATCTCTTCGGGGTGCTGTTCCAACTGCTTTTGGCTCTGTGTTTCTTCTCTTACATGCGTTGGTCCCAGGAAGAGCCCGTGTGGTTCTCCATGTCCAGGACCAACACAGCAGAGTCTCCCGCCACGGCTCCCAACGGGTCGGCAGGCCCAGTGACCTCCCAAGGGGCACCCTGCCAGGCCACCCGTGGGTCCTCTGCCTGCCggcccctgctgctcctgctgtgGACGTGGCCATTCCACCACCCTGTGGCTCTGTCCCCCTGCTCAGATATGTGGCCGGGCACGACCGACTGCCGGATGACTGCCAACCGCAGCGTGTACCCTGAGGCAGACGCAGTCCTGGTGCATCACCGAGAGGTCAGCTACAGGCCGAAGGAGCAGCTCCCGACGTCCCCTCGGCCACCTGGCCAGCGCTGGGTCTGGTTCAGCATGGAATCGCCCAGCCACTGCGCTCAGCTGAAGGCCTTGGATGGATATTTCAATCTCACCATGTCCTACCGCAGAGACTCGGACATCTTCACGCCCTACGGCTGGCTGGAGCCATGGCCGGGCCAGCCAGCCGCGCCCCTGGTCAACCTCTCGGCCAAGACCGAGCTGGTGGCCTGGGTGGTGTCCAACTGGAGGGAGGACTCGGTAAGGGTGCGGTACTACCACAAGCTGCAAGCTCACGTCCAAGTGGATGTGTATGGACAGCGCCACAAGCCTCTGCCACAGAGGAACATGATCCAGACGCTGTCCCAATACAAGTTCTACCTGGCTTTCGAGAACTCCTTGCATCGCGACTACATCACGGAGAAGCTGTGGAGGAATGCCCTGGACGCCTGGGCCGTGCCCGTGGTGCTGGGCCCCAGCAGGAAGAGCTATGAACAATTCCTGCCTGCCGACGCCTTCATCCACGTCGACGACTTCCAGAACCCCAAGGACCTGGCCCAGTACCTGCTGTCCCTGGACAAGGACGACGCCCGCTACCTCGCCTACTTCCGCTGGCGGGAGACACTGCGGCCTCGCACCTTCAGCTGGTCCCTGATGTTCTGCAAAGCCTGCTGGCGGCTGCAACAGGAGTCCGCCTACCAGACGGTGCCCAGCATAGCCTCCTGGTTCACCTGACGGGCAGCTTGGGCCCGGGCTGCTCCGCACCACACCTGCTGGGCACCTCACCTGCCCGGGACTCCTCCGCTGCAGGAGGGGCGTCTACACCTCCTGGGAATGACACCTGCCAGGAATCCCACCTGCCTGGGACCTGGGTGGCTGGAGAGCTCACTGACCTGGGACTTCAGCTACCATACTCTGAGCCAGGAGATGGGCTCCGGGGACCTTACCTGCTGGGGCCTCAATCCTGGGGGTCTCAGCTGCTGGGGACTTTGGCTGTCGGTGACCACATGGCTGGGGATCGGCACCCAGACACCTAGCCTCACTGGGACCTGCGAGGATCCCCACCAGATGCGGTGCCCCTGCTACACACCTCGCCCACTAACGCCTCACCCCAGGCAACTGGCCTTGGGGTCCCGCTCCCCGCTGATGGGTCTGCTGGGTCTGGGAGTGGTTATCTTGCTGTTGTGGACTGCCCGTGGGGCACGCCGATGGGCAATACTGGCACCATTCTCCAAATGGGAATGCTCTGGTAAACCCGGTGTCTTCTCCCTGATTCCAGAACAGCCGTTCTCACCCCAGGGTGACTCTGCCCTCCAGGGCGCCCTCGGCAAAGTGTTGGGAGGCTTGTGGTGGTCACAGTTGCACATGGCCTGATAGCACCCAGTGGGTGGGGGCCGGGGATGCCGATCCACAGTTCACAGGCCCAGCACGGCCCGACAACCAAGAGTGGTTTAGTCACCAGTGTCAAGAGGTGGAAAAAACCTCaggtcaagccccacagtgggggGGAGGTGTGTGAAGGCCAGGAAGTCTGGGTTCAGGGGGGGCAGGCCCTGCCAGCAAAGGTGAGGGGGAAGACCGTGGGAGCCGTGAGAGTGTGTGATAAGTGGTGACCCAGGGGTCTGCGAGTGAGACCACTGGCTTCGGTACCCCACGGGGTGCGGGCAAACACCTGACCCCTTGATTTTGCCCACGAGAGCTGACTGTGTCCCTTCTAGTGTGACGGTGAGTGACGACTCAGCATACGCATATGGGCTGCGTGAGCACGTGTGATCCAATGGGCTCAGCCCCACGGAGCTCCACACTgtgctgcctgtgtgtgtgtgtgtgtgtgtgttgtgcaaGGGAGTGCTGTGCACCACAGAGAATCCCAGGACTGGGGTCCGTGGGGGCAGCTGAGTTCTGCTCCAATTCTCTGGTGGGCTGGGCCAGCGCCCTGTGGTTGGGCTGTTGGAACTGACTGGGAGACCAGGAGGCTGAGGCGCCAGGGGGCCTTGAGAGGGTGAACACACAGCCGTCTCGCGCCcgtgtccacacacacacacacacacacacacacacttactggCCTCAGGGGCAGCCAACCTGCGTTCCAAGGTCACTTTCCCACTAGTGCATCCGGGGCTCAGTAACTTCCACCTCTGTGGCTCAGGTCCATctgggatggggaaactgaggcttggctTCTGCTCAAGCAGACGGGGACCCCGGCTTGTCTGCCACGGCTGGGCTGAGTCAGCCCAAACAGAGGGGGAATCCACCACCCCAAACCTCAGAGTCAGGAGACAGAGTGCAAGGCTGGGTGGGGAGCCCAGCCACCCTCAGCCCTGAAACTGCCTTCCCAGCAGACCACCCATGGGCTGGGGCCTGGCTGCCAGGCCCTGCTCCCAGGAACCCCTGGAAGTCCTGCCTGTTACCTGCCTCGGGGTGTCAGCTGCAGCCgggggcctgggtggtggggAACTGGGGAGTGGCCTGCTGGGCTGGATGATCCTTCCCGGGGCAGCTTCTGCTTTGGGCCCTCAGGGTTCCGGATGGGGACTGGGTCTGGGAAGGGCCTGGTGCTGAGGAGGCGGCCCTGAGCTCACtgtcagggaaggagaggggaggtcATTCTAGGGGAacagtggggagggaaggggctgctCCCCGGAGCCCCGGTGGtggtgagggcagaggggaagagcagTGTGGGCTGCAGAGGGGCTTGTGCCCTCCAGGAGCCACTCTGACCGGCAGGAGGGGGGCTCCCTGCCCACAGGTCTGCAGGGTGTCAGCCCCTGCCGCGCCCCTCCCGGgacccacccaccctccccttGGTCTGGGAACCCAGCACCCCGCTGTGTCCCGGACCTGCCAAGCAGCAAGGTGACACCGCTTTTTCTGTCCTCCTCGGGGACGCGTCGTCAATCCCCCCGGAGCTGCGGCCAGGGCTTTTATGGGACCAGGACCTGGTCCCTGGGGACGCGGCTCTGCCCCAGCAGGCGCCGGTTTCGGCCTGGACGGGCCTGGCGCCCGCCCCAGACCTATCCCCACAGGGAGACGCGCAGCGCACATGTATTTTTAGCAAGTGAAAAGAGATAGTGGCTGTGAGTTCACGCGGGTGGGGGCGGACGGGGCCTGAGCACGCCCGTGGGGACGGAGGCCTGGTCCACCTGGACCTCTGACTCGTCCTCGGCACCGGGTGCCCCGTCCCATCCCGGGCCGCACCTTACGGGACCCGTCCCTGTCCCGGtgcagctgccccccccccccgcgggaggtgaccccccccccccccgggccccgggaCGCGGAATCACGAGCCAGGCTCCGTCTTCCACACTTTACTCGGTGCAGGTACTGGAGAGTCGCGAGGCCCCGCCGCACCCGCCGCACCTGCCGCGCACGCGCAGTCCCCGGCCGCGGGGCTCGCCAGGCGGGACGCAGGGCGCCGtggccgccgcccgcccgccgctgAGGTAGGGTCACACGCAGGCACACTCGCGCGCCGACAGCTCGTGCACCGTGTGGTAGCGGCTGTGCGCGTCCAGGAAGGACACCTCGTCCTCGTAGGCCGTCGGGCGGCAGCAGGGCTGCGCGCGCACCCGCTCCCGCCGCACGCGCCGCCGCTGGCGGAGCCGCCGCAGCCCCAGGTCGTAGACGCGCGCGGCCGCCTCGCAGGCGCCTGCGCAGTAGCGGAACAGCACCGTCTCGTCGGACGCGTAGCCCAGGCCCAGCTCGCTCACGCGCACCTCGAGCTCGCGCAGCCCGCACGGCCGGCTCCCGGTCCGCGCGCGCCTCCGCCGGGGCCCCGCCCGACgacgcggccccgcggccccgccggcccAGGGCGTCAGCTGGCGCAGCTCCACGGCGTCCGGGGCGCCCTGCAGCAGCGCTCGATCTGCGaggacagggagggaaggggggtcGCGGGGCGCCGCCGGATGCCCGACCGCAGGGCGCCCCCGCCTACAGCCCGCGCTGGGCCCGCTCGCTACCAGCAGCGCGCCCTGGACCCCGCCGAGGGGCCGCTCAGGgccggctcctcctccccgggGCTCCGGAGCGCTTTGCACCTGCGCCACGGTGAGCCGAGCTGACCCTGCTGTCTCACTCCCTGCTCACTGTGACCCTGTCCCTAGGCAGCCTCGCACTGGGGGATCTTCTTTCACTGAGCTGCTCCCACCTCTTTgcagaaaagagagggaagactcGGCTGGGGGTGTTGTGATCCCAATCCCTGTCCCTGCTTGGCCCCAGTGCCCCCCGCTCCATGCTGGGATGCCTCCTGAAACTGGTACCTTTTCAGAACCGAACTCGGGAGCTACAGCCCATGCTCCAAGCCGCTCACCCTTTGGCTGAGCTGTTGCAGAGTCTCTGGCTCACTATTTGGggccccacccccaaacccacGCGTGTCCCTCTTGCTGCACCGTGTGCTGGGACTGTTTCTCCAACCATACCACCAAATCGGGGGTTTGAGCAGGTCAGAACGTGCAGAGGAGCCGCTCGCACTGAAGCCTGCATGTGAGGGTCCGGAGGGGTGGGGTCCTCACTGGGGCAGCAGCGAATATCACGGTCCCCCCCCATGCTGCAGGCGAGGCACCTGGGCATCCAAGAGGGcagagacttgcccaaggccacagtaCTAGCAggtggcagagagagggacaaggcCAAACAGCCTTCTTCCCCATTCCAGCACGTGCCCAAGTTTGGCCCACGTCCAACCCTCTGCTCCCACGGTTGCCAGGAGGTGCCCGGAGTCACAGATTCCCAGGGCCCGGGAGCCTAAATTTATTTCCAGACAGCTGTGCTGCCCCCGTACTCTGCAGCCCTGGGACAGACGGGCAGATGTGGCAAATTCAGGGGCGCTGGGAGAGGAACTGCAGGCAGGGGCTCCCAGCTGCTGAGCGGGTGGCAGGCATGCTTGCCGCTGGGTTGGACATCTTGAGTTGATCCCCCACGTGCCTAAGGTTAGCACCCCTGGCTCTCATAGGAGAAAGCTCACATGAGGTCTCAAAGAGTGGGgactgtgtatatgtgtgtgggggtgggggctcaggaACCAGACAAACCTTGCTctgagcctggctctgccactttcaGCCCTGTATAAATTCAGGCATGTGATggccctgctctgtgcctcagtttacctgtcTGCTCAAGGATTCTTGCAGAGTCCGATTTGGCTGAGACTGGGCCAGTGGATGGCGGGGATCCACTGAGCACGTCTCCAGTTCTTGAAGCCCAGGGGCCAGAGCTGGGTGGCCAACCGGCCGCTCTGGGGTTAGGTTCAAGCCTGCCTCACCTTACTTAGGGTACCCTAACATCCCACCAGTAATGGCCTCACCCCTAAGGTATGCATCTACACAGTTATtccagggggcaggggcggggagggggaggcagccaGATACAGTACAGATGCCCagtgaatttgaatttcagataaacagtgaATAATCTCTTGGTATatctgtccctgcctccctccagcagGCCTGGCCACCTGCACAGGGTCTGGAGCCCAAAGAGGAGATCAGCAgtagctccccccaccccctccccctcctgctctgccACCGCCCCGAGCCTGAAATTCCACCATCAGCGCTTTGGTCTCAGGCCCACCCCTGGGACCccgtgggcggggggtgggtggggtggggtggggtggggggtggaatcAGCGGCCACTCCTTCCCTTGGTTGGTAGGGCTGTGCCCTGGGACGGGGTGCAGGGGGGCCAGGCACCCGCCCATGGGCCGAGACCCTTCCCGGTGCCTGAGTCCCGGAGGCGGTGCCCCCGGGTCCACTCCGCGCACTGGGGATTGGGGGCCCCACCCGGGGCTCTGGGACGCGGGGTCCTGGACAGGGCTTCGGGGCCTGCAGGAGGAAGCGCGGGCGGAAGTGGAGCCCGTGCCCCAGGCCACCCTTGTCTATTGTGAGGACGAGAAAGG
Proteins encoded in this window:
- the FUT5 gene encoding fucosyltransferase 5 (The RefSeq protein has 2 substitutions compared to this genomic sequence) — protein: MRWSQEEPVWFSMSRTNTAESPATAPNGSAGPVTSQGAPCQATRGSSACRPLLLLLWTWPFHHPVALSPCSDMWPGTTDCRLTANRSVYPEADAVLVHHREVSYRPKEQLPTSPRPPGQRWVWFSMESPSHCAQLKALDGYFNLTMSYRRDSDIFTPYGWLEPWPGQPAAPLVNLSAKTELVAWVVSNWREDSVRVRYYHKLQAHVQVDVYGQRHKPLPQRNMIQTLSQYKFYLAFENSLHHDYITEKLWRNALDAWAVPVVLGPSRKSYEQFLPADAFIHVDDFQNPKDLAQYLLSLDKDDARYLAYFRWRETLRPRTFSWSLMFCKACWRLQQESAYQTVPSIASWFT
- the NRTN gene encoding neurturin, producing MQRWKAAALASVLCSSVLSIWMCRDGLLLSHRLGPALAPLRRPPRTLDARIARLAQYRALLQGAPDAVELRQLTPWAGGAAGPRRRAGPRRRRARTGSRPCGLRELEVRVSELGLGYASDETVLFRYCAGACEAAARVYDLGLRRLRQRRRVRRERVRAQPCCRPTAYEDEVSFLDAHSRYHTVHELSARECACV